TGCTACCAGCATGTCGGAGGGCGAAGTTCGGTTTGAGGGGGGAGGGTGCCTTGCGGGAGGGAACATCCGGGCCGGGGAAGCTCATCGCTGAGGAAGGAGAACTCCTCGACGGCCTTTTGTCCGTGGCCCGTCGCGCCGTGGAGACGGGCGTCGTGCGCCGGATGTACTTCGCCCGGCTCGTCGGCGGGCGACGCTTTCACCACGTGGGCGGGTACGGCGAGGAGACCTTTTTCCCGCCGGAGCGCTTTTCCCTGGGGCGGGACTGGTACGTGTTCGTCGAACGCGTGGGGTGGGAGGACTACCCCGAGGGCGCGCGGCGGCCCGTGGATCCTCCGCTTCGGACAATCCTCGAAGAGCTGCGGGCGCGCGTGCGGGCGGCGGAGAGAGAAGGTGCCGCTGACGCGGAGGAGGGAAGTGCCGCGGGGGAAGCGGAGGGCCTTCCTCCTCGGGAAGGAGGGGGACGGTCGTGACGTGGAGTTCGACATCTGCGGCACCCCTAGGAGAACGGCCGCACATCACCCTCTTCGGGAGGCGCAACGCAGGAAAATCCCAGCTCCTCAACGCGATCACGGGGCAAAACCTCGCCATCGTTTCGCCCGTAGCCGGCACGACGATCGAACCCGTCCTCAAGGCGATGGAACTCCATCCTCGGGAAGGAGGGGGACGACCGTGACGTGGAGTTCGACGTCTGCGGCACCCCGAGGAGAACGGCCGCACATCACCCTCTTCGGGAGGCGCAACGCGGGAAAATCCCAGCTCCTCAACGCGATCACGGGGCAAAACCTTGCCATCGTCTCGCCCGTAGCCGGCACGACGACCGATCCCGTCCTCAAGGCGATGGAACTCCATCCTCTGGGACCGGTAGTCC
This is a stretch of genomic DNA from Brockia lithotrophica. It encodes these proteins:
- a CDS encoding GTPase, encoding MTWSSTSAAPLGERPHITLFGRRNAGKSQLLNAITGQNLAIVSPVAGTTIEPVLKAMELHPREGGGRP